The Hippoglossus stenolepis isolate QCI-W04-F060 chromosome 11, HSTE1.2, whole genome shotgun sequence genome includes a window with the following:
- the dnaaf11 gene encoding dynein axonemal assembly factor 11: MFPTAPERSTRSVSTVTANKRKKMVHITEEMVRRRAEHNDCEIFSLEEVSLHQQDIERIEHLDRWCRDLRILYLQNNLVSRMENLSRLKKLEYLNLALNNIEVIENLEGCESLQKLDLTVNFIGCLSSAESLRHNIHLRELFLVGNPCTEFEGYRQFLVSSLPQLKSLDGTEISRSERIRSSQGLKEVKRRVLEQEKEFLRRRAEEKEEVQRKAAREEKGNKERRGGFDGSSNTNTGTRRQEVEENEESQEVEENEESQEVEENTKQRATIPDLDEEQQEKEFWHTPCSFTPESRLETHRHLEEKRRAKEKVKEKQPKASRTLITADGRVMNVNEPKLDFCLTEDEQSNTVVLDLAVYRHMDTSLVDVDVQPTYVRVSVRGKIFQMVLPAEVRPDSSTAQRSQTSGHLVLTMPRAEGEIKVSKTVPRPASVRPHRCSSSPQDNNRNPDSPEWLDVDPSKRTALDLGSIVPGHRTKQGPVEASGAAPPAAAAHCCFSEGFVDDPEVPPLI; the protein is encoded by the exons ATG TTTCCTACAGCACCTGAACGCAGCACCAGGTCGGTTTCCACGGTAACGGCTAACAAACGGAAGAAGATGGTTCACA TCACAGAGGAGATGGTGCGGCGGCGAGCTGAGCACAACGACTGTGAGATCTTCTCTCTGGAGGAGGTTTCTCTGCATCAGCAGGACATCGAGAGGATCGAGCACCTGGACAGGTGGTGCAGGGACCTGAGGATCCTCTACCTGCAGAACAACCTGGTCTCCAGGATGG AGAATCTCAGTCGCCTGAAGAAACTGGAGTATTTGAATTTGGCTTTGAACAACATTGAAGTCATTGAAAACCTCGAAG GCTGCGAGAGCCTCCAGAAGTTGGACTTGACGGTGAACTTCATCGGCTGTTTGAGCAGCGCGGAGTCTTTGAGACACAACATCCACCTCAGGGAGCTGTTTCTGGTCGGGAACCCCTGCACCGAGTTCGAGGGCTACAGACAGTTCCTGGTTTCCTCTCTGCCACAACTCAAG TCTCTGGACGGGACGGAGATCAGCCGATCGGAGAGGATTCGATCCTCACAGGGactgaaggaggtgaagagacgAGTGttagagcaggagaaagaattcctgaggaggagagccgaggagaaggaggaggtgcagaggaaGGCTgcaagagaggagaaaggaaacaaggagaggagaggaggtttcGACGGCAGCTCGAACACCAACACAGG aacgaggaggcaggaggtggaggagaacgaggagagccaggaggtggaggagaacgaggagagccaggaggtggaggagaacaCAAAGCAGCGGGCGACGATCCCCGACCTggatgaggagcagcaggagaaggagtTCTGGCACACGCCGTGTTCGTTCACCCCCGAGTCTCGCCTGGAGACTCATCGccacctggaggagaagaggagggcgAAGGAGAA ggtGAAGGAGAAGCAGCCGAAGGCCTCGAGGACCCTGATCACCGCTGATGGACGAGTCATGAACGTCAACGAGCCAAA GCTGGATTTCTGTCTAACTGAAGACGAACAGAGCAACACTGTCGTCTTAGACCTGGCTGTGTACAG aCACATGGACACCTCCCTCGTGGACGTGGATGTTCAGCCGACGTACGTCAGAGTCAGCGTCAGAGGAAAG ATATTTCAGATGGTTCTGCCTGCTGAAGTGAGGCCGGACAGCTCGACGGCTCAGAGGTCTCAAACCAGCGGACACCTGGTCCTCACCATGCCCCGG GCTGAAGGTGAAATCAAAGTGTCAAAGACCGTCCCACGTCCAGCCAGTGTGCGTCcacacagatgcagcagctCGCCCCAGGACAATAACAG AAACCCGGACTCTCCCGAGTGGCTGGACGTGGACCCCAGCAAGCGAACCGCCCTCGACCTCGGCAGCATCGTGCCGGGCCACAGAACCAAACAAGGTCCAGTGGAAGCCTCCGGGGCGGCTCCGCCTGCGGCCGCCGCTCACTGCTGCTTCTCTGAAGGGTTTGTGGACGATCCCGAGGTCCCCCCACTCATATAA
- the si:dkey-7l6.3 gene encoding zinc finger protein 467 — protein MASYQAFHSQLTSIMETLAKAAVAEICELVDDGYAGLQLELGRSHRENEALRRKLEMIESIVARSHRGSVAMLGYCGPEGEAGGGLLDVGAERVLPTGVSTKRPRASGLKRRSRFPALEATAEVDVATEDPSAAAEDPNDQDVVLIKEEAAKTDVDDDDEGEEVLLNKGGAEVQPSAADDSDEGPSGMMISTSDMRLWDQTSNGTSEPPVDHRDSLSAPGSPGPAEVTESSSSDMVFDLASESDCEALSTASLRKPFLLGAGESPASLPGTSELKRGVSLISSLPYDTELDLCSSWPGQGLPSMVPVPHRPYLKPDHRPTLMDKVCDLNAAGFPLTLGLGSSRLDPLDLNRYCRDRRFICSYCGKCFTSSRSLETHVRVHTGERPYSCAQCGKRFTQSGHLKTHQSVHTGERPFACEHCGKRFAGKQNLRIHQQKHHLAEQGAAAAQHPAVIR, from the exons ATGGCGAGCTACCAGGCGTTTCACTCCCAGCTGACGTCCATCATGGAGACTCTGGCCAAAGCGGCGGTGGCGGAGATCTGCGAGCTGGTGGACGACGGCTACGCGgggctgcagctggagctcGGCCGCAGCCACCGGGAGAACGAGGCGCTGCGGAGGAAGCTGGAGATGATCGAGAGCATCGTCGCCCGGAGCCACCGCGGCAGCGTCGCGATGCTGGGGTACTGCGGGCCGGAGGGGGAGGCCGGCGGGGGGCTGCTGGACGTCGGTGCCG AACGAGTCTTACCGACGGGAGTGAGCACCAAGCGGCCGAGAGCCTCCGGCCTCAAGCGACGCAGCAGGTTTCCTGCTTTAGAGGCGACAGCAGAAGTGGACGTGGCGACGGAG GATCCGTCTGCAGCTGCCGAGGACCCAAACGATCAGGACGTGGTTCTGATAAAGGAGGAAGCGGCGAAAACAGACGTGGACGACGATGATGAGGGAGAAGAAGTGCTGCTCAACAAGGGCG gggCCGAGGTGCAGCCCTCAGCAGCAGATGACAGTGACGAGGGACCCTCTGGGATGATGATCTCCACCTCGGACATGAGGTTGTGGGATCAGACCAGTAACGGAACGTCAGAACCACCAGTCGACCACAGAGATTCCCTCAGTGCGCCGGGCTCTCCGGGTCCCGCGGAGGTCACTGAGAGCAGCTCATCGGACATGGTGTTTGACCTGGCATCAGAGTCGGACTGTGAAGCTCTGTCCACGGCCTCGTTGAGGAAGCCCTTCTTGCTCGGGGCTGGGGAAAGTCCTGCCTCGCTGCCTGGGACCTCTGAGCTGAAGCGGGGCGTGTCTCTGATCAGCTCCCTCCCCTACGACACAGAGCTGGACCTCTGCTCCTCGTGGCCTGGGCAGGGCCTCCCGAGCATGGTGCCCGTCCCACATCGGCCGTATCTCAAACCGGACCACCGGCCGACACTCATGGACAAAGTGTGCGACTTGAACGCTGCGGGCTTCCCCTTGACACTGGGCCTAGGCAGCTCCAGACTGGACCCTCTGGACCTGAACAGGTACTGCAGGGACAGACGCTTCATCTGCAGCTACTGCGGGAAATGCTTCACGTCATCACGGAGCCTGGAGACACATGTTCGCGTCCACACAGGCGAGCGGCCGTACAGCTGTGCTCAGTGCGGGAAGCGCTTCACGCAGTCGGGTCACCTGAAGACGCACCAGAGCGTCCACACCGGAGAGCGGCCGTTCGCCTGCGAGCACTGTGGGAAAAGATTCGCCGGGAAGCAGAACCTCAGGATCCATCAGCAGAAACACCACCTGGCCGAGCAGGGAGCCGCCGCTGCTCAACATCCTGCCGTGATTCGCTGA